The Haloplanus salinarum genome includes a region encoding these proteins:
- a CDS encoding CPBP family intramembrane glutamic endopeptidase has product MNRPRLSWVRTSLLAGLCLSVLWSLWSVPSTSLPARLVRDVTLFVCLPCALAVGRGRDIGWHVDRRVLRNTVALALVVIPFYVVGSSLPTIRAYYPMWATDTALATFLPHAAAQFVVAAAAETYYRGLLCVGVRELGIKSVFISPVVYAFHHVHKPPIELLLSAPADVLFGAVDYRSESILPSVVAHGGGLALLDWLVLNPPIVPTATVVRLLSWLPVPL; this is encoded by the coding sequence GTGAACCGCCCCCGGCTCTCCTGGGTGCGGACGTCGCTGCTCGCCGGTCTCTGTCTCTCGGTTCTCTGGTCGCTCTGGAGCGTGCCGTCCACCAGCCTGCCCGCCAGGCTGGTTCGGGACGTGACGCTGTTCGTCTGTCTGCCCTGCGCGCTGGCGGTCGGCCGCGGTCGCGACATCGGATGGCACGTCGACCGGCGCGTGCTCCGCAACACCGTGGCGCTCGCCCTCGTCGTCATCCCCTTCTACGTCGTGGGGTCGTCGCTGCCGACGATCCGAGCGTACTATCCGATGTGGGCGACCGACACCGCGCTCGCGACGTTCCTGCCCCACGCCGCCGCCCAGTTCGTCGTCGCCGCCGCCGCGGAGACGTACTACCGGGGGTTGCTCTGTGTCGGCGTCCGCGAACTCGGGATCAAGAGCGTCTTCATCAGCCCCGTCGTCTACGCCTTCCATCACGTCCACAAGCCGCCGATAGAACTCCTGCTGTCCGCGCCGGCGGACGTGCTCTTCGGCGCCGTCGACTACCGGAGCGAGTCGATCCTCCCCTCCGTCGTGGCCCACGGGGGCGGGCTCGCCCTGCTCGATTGGCTGGTGCTCAACCCACCCATCGTCCCGACGGCGACGGTCGTGCGCCTGCTGTCGTGGCTCCCCGTCCCGCTGTAG
- a CDS encoding DUF5789 family protein, producing MAEDEDDTEPAVELGEGEPVEGAPLARVASRLTWPQEASNVRRKEGSATIRTPDGPRTLDSVLDDVDETYFDTRQTFLSAVRSVIGTGPVATAEK from the coding sequence ATGGCAGAGGACGAGGACGACACGGAGCCGGCGGTCGAACTCGGCGAGGGCGAGCCGGTCGAGGGGGCGCCGCTGGCACGGGTGGCCTCCCGGCTCACCTGGCCACAGGAGGCGAGCAACGTGCGACGGAAGGAGGGGTCGGCGACGATCCGGACCCCCGACGGGCCACGGACGCTCGATTCGGTGCTCGACGACGTCGACGAAACCTACTTCGATACGCGACAGACGTTCCTGTCCGCGGTCCGCTCGGTGATCGGGACGGGGCCGGTCGCCACGGCCGAGAAGTGA
- a CDS encoding Mut7-C RNAse domain-containing protein, whose amino-acid sequence MRFLCDAMLGKLATYLRMCGYDTAYALDRGVEADDAVRKLAEREDRRLLTRDADLAARTEGAIRLTARDVEKQLRELREAGVSLSLPERPRRCGRCNGPLDPVAASATAPADAPDPAETDVWRCERCGGHFWKGSHWADVRRRLEDRSG is encoded by the coding sequence ATGCGGTTCCTCTGTGACGCGATGCTCGGCAAACTGGCGACGTACCTCCGGATGTGTGGGTACGACACCGCCTACGCCCTCGATCGGGGGGTCGAGGCCGACGACGCCGTCCGGAAACTCGCCGAGCGCGAGGACCGGCGGCTGCTCACCCGGGACGCCGACCTCGCCGCGCGGACCGAGGGGGCGATCCGACTCACGGCACGGGACGTCGAGAAGCAGCTGCGGGAACTCCGCGAGGCGGGGGTGTCGCTCTCGCTCCCCGAGCGGCCGCGACGGTGCGGGCGGTGTAACGGCCCGCTCGACCCCGTCGCCGCGTCGGCGACGGCGCCGGCGGACGCGCCCGACCCCGCCGAGACCGACGTCTGGCGGTGCGAGCGGTGTGGCGGCCACTTCTGGAAGGGCAGCCACTGGGCGGACGTGCGGCGACGGCTGGAGGATCGGAGCGGGTGA
- a CDS encoding DNA-methyltransferase, translating into MRTTHELHVGDAAAMDAVADGSIPLVVTSPPYPMIELWDDLFAARDPDVDAALAAGDGDAAFELMHAQLDAVWDELDRVLAPGGIACINVGDATRSIGGEFQQFPNHARIVDALRSRGLTPLPDVLWRKPTNSLAKFMGSGTLPPNAYVTLEHEYVLLFRKGGTRSFPPGDDTRYESAFFWEERNRWFSDLWEVRGEEQGANGATERRERSAAFPVEIPLRLIRMFSVRGDRVLDPFAGTGTTALAAMLAARDSVGYDLDGDLFTALDDRVDGLPERSRRRVDERLTRHRAAMADREGGYEAEHYDFRVVTKAERRIRLYAVSAVEAGTRTDGRRYRVDHDPVDGNDFVPGHEG; encoded by the coding sequence ATGCGGACCACACACGAACTCCACGTCGGCGACGCGGCCGCGATGGACGCGGTTGCCGACGGGTCGATCCCGCTGGTCGTCACCTCGCCACCCTACCCCATGATCGAACTCTGGGACGACCTCTTCGCGGCGCGGGATCCCGACGTGGACGCGGCGCTCGCCGCGGGCGACGGCGACGCCGCCTTCGAACTCATGCACGCCCAACTCGACGCCGTCTGGGACGAACTCGACCGCGTCCTGGCGCCCGGGGGCATCGCCTGCATCAACGTCGGCGACGCGACCCGATCCATCGGCGGGGAGTTCCAGCAGTTCCCGAACCACGCACGGATCGTCGACGCCCTGCGTTCCCGGGGACTGACCCCGCTTCCCGACGTACTCTGGCGCAAGCCGACCAACAGCCTCGCGAAGTTCATGGGATCGGGAACCCTCCCGCCGAACGCCTACGTCACCCTCGAACACGAGTACGTCCTCCTCTTCCGGAAGGGTGGGACCCGCTCGTTCCCGCCCGGCGACGACACCCGGTACGAGAGTGCCTTCTTCTGGGAGGAGCGCAACCGGTGGTTCTCGGACCTGTGGGAGGTGCGCGGCGAGGAACAGGGCGCGAACGGGGCGACCGAGCGGCGGGAGCGCTCGGCGGCGTTCCCAGTCGAGATACCGCTCCGCCTGATCCGGATGTTCTCGGTGCGGGGTGATCGGGTGCTCGATCCCTTCGCGGGGACGGGGACGACGGCGCTCGCGGCCATGCTCGCCGCCCGCGACTCGGTCGGCTACGACCTCGACGGCGACCTCTTCACCGCGCTCGACGACCGGGTGGACGGCCTGCCCGAACGTTCGCGACGGCGCGTCGACGAGCGCCTGACGCGCCACCGGGCGGCGATGGCCGACAGGGAGGGCGGGTACGAGGCCGAACATTACGACTTCCGCGTCGTCACGAAGGCCGAGCGGCGGATTCGGCTGTACGCCGTCTCCGCGGTGGAAGCGGGGACACGGACCGACGGCCGGCGCTACCGGGTGGACCACGACCCCGTCGACGGGAACGACTTTGTTCCGGGTCACGAAGGGTAG
- a CDS encoding flippase-like domain-containing protein: MDRPRDAAGVEVSVVLPAYNEERTIEDTVETTLSTLASFLPPGSFEVLVAEDGCDDRTPEIADRLAAADDRVRHVHSDERLGRGGALERAFAAAAGETLVYFDTDLATDMGHLSELVERVRSGEADVATGSRWMPGQVADRPAKRGVPSRVYNGLVRLFLRSPLRDHQCGFKALSREAFERLHDRVEDEHWFWDTELLVRAQRAGLEVAEFPVEWEPKGDTKVDLVRDVFGMGSQILRLWWQVSVSPRITRRVSVGAGALLTVLALALMTLYLDPGAVLAELEDADLGLVALAGVVYLLSWPLRGGRYRDILAELGYHERLGFLTGAVFISQTGNLVFPLRAGDGVRAYVMKARRDIPYPTGFASLAVERVFDLLTITVLGGAVLVGYVLTGATESVVATLSGSVPGIDPRSARTALTVAAGVAAAAVLATAAIVVSARRDGNLIRRLLSRVSSDSYADYVAGVLESFVGGVQTVAADRGAFARVGASSLAIWGLDVVTAILVLAAFDVALATPTLVAVGFFAVSVGNLAKVLPLSPGGIGLYEAAFTLLVAGLTPVTGPTAFGAAILDHAVKNLVTVAGGVVSMLALNVSLTTAVDETGAGDPDPEPEVE, encoded by the coding sequence ATGGATCGGCCCCGCGACGCCGCCGGCGTCGAGGTCAGCGTCGTCCTCCCCGCCTACAACGAGGAGCGGACCATCGAGGACACCGTCGAGACGACCCTCTCGACGCTCGCCTCCTTCCTCCCGCCCGGCTCCTTCGAGGTGCTCGTCGCCGAGGACGGCTGTGACGACCGCACGCCGGAGATCGCGGACCGACTCGCCGCCGCCGACGACCGCGTCCGCCACGTCCACAGCGACGAACGGCTCGGCCGCGGCGGCGCGCTCGAACGCGCCTTCGCCGCCGCCGCCGGCGAGACGCTCGTCTACTTCGACACCGACCTCGCGACGGACATGGGGCATCTGTCCGAACTGGTCGAGCGGGTCCGCTCCGGCGAGGCGGACGTGGCGACCGGTTCACGGTGGATGCCCGGCCAGGTCGCCGACCGCCCGGCCAAACGCGGCGTCCCCTCCCGGGTGTACAACGGGCTGGTTCGCCTGTTCCTCCGCTCGCCGCTCCGCGACCACCAGTGTGGGTTCAAGGCGCTCAGCCGCGAGGCCTTCGAGCGCCTCCACGACCGCGTCGAGGACGAACACTGGTTCTGGGACACGGAACTGCTGGTCCGCGCCCAGCGGGCCGGCCTGGAGGTGGCGGAGTTCCCCGTCGAGTGGGAGCCGAAAGGCGACACGAAAGTCGACCTCGTGCGTGACGTCTTCGGGATGGGGAGTCAGATCCTCCGGCTCTGGTGGCAAGTGTCGGTGAGTCCCCGCATCACCCGTCGGGTGAGCGTCGGCGCCGGCGCACTCCTGACCGTCCTCGCGCTCGCGCTCATGACGCTGTACCTCGATCCGGGGGCCGTGTTGGCGGAACTGGAGGACGCGGACCTCGGACTGGTCGCGCTCGCCGGCGTCGTCTACCTCCTCTCCTGGCCGCTCCGCGGCGGCCGCTACCGCGACATCCTCGCCGAACTCGGCTACCACGAGCGCCTCGGCTTCCTGACCGGTGCGGTGTTCATCAGCCAGACCGGCAACCTAGTCTTTCCCCTCCGCGCGGGCGACGGCGTGCGTGCGTACGTGATGAAGGCCCGGCGGGACATCCCGTACCCGACCGGGTTCGCCTCGCTGGCCGTCGAACGGGTGTTCGACCTGCTGACCATCACGGTCCTGGGCGGCGCGGTCCTCGTCGGCTACGTCCTCACCGGCGCGACCGAGTCGGTGGTGGCGACGCTCTCCGGGAGCGTCCCCGGCATCGACCCGCGGAGCGCCCGGACGGCCCTGACGGTGGCGGCGGGGGTCGCCGCGGCGGCCGTCCTCGCTACCGCGGCCATCGTCGTCTCCGCCCGCCGCGACGGCAACCTGATCCGGCGGCTGCTCTCCCGCGTCAGCTCCGACTCCTACGCCGACTACGTGGCGGGCGTCCTCGAATCGTTCGTCGGCGGCGTGCAGACCGTCGCCGCCGACCGCGGCGCCTTCGCCCGGGTCGGCGCGAGCAGCCTCGCAATCTGGGGGCTGGACGTGGTGACCGCCATCCTCGTCCTCGCGGCCTTCGACGTCGCGCTGGCGACGCCGACGCTCGTCGCCGTCGGCTTCTTCGCGGTCAGCGTCGGCAACCTCGCGAAGGTGTTGCCGCTCTCGCCCGGCGGCATCGGGCTCTACGAGGCGGCCTTCACCCTCCTCGTCGCGGGGCTGACACCCGTGACCGGGCCGACCGCCTTCGGCGCGGCGATCCTGGACCACGCCGTCAAGAACCTCGTCACCGTCGCCGGGGGCGTCGTCTCGATGCTCGCGCTCAACGTCTCCTTGACGACGGCCGTCGACGAGACGGGCGCCGGGGATCCCGATCCGGAGCCGGAGGTGGAGTGA
- a CDS encoding helical backbone metal receptor, producing the protein MRRSRGSTVPRRIVSLAPAATATLRELGVADRLVGVTSHCPRELAGVDADPAVLGGWLNPDLDRLDALDPDLVCTGDALQADVRDAIRDRGLAVHHADATTLDGVVEGFAELGRAVGRPDAGATLAADSRERLARLRDRAPATRPTVYCEEWAEPPMAAGNWVPEAVAAAGGRYPFVDPGERSRPVARAEVEAADPDHAVLHLCGRGTDVDPATITDRDWDVDPAVHVVDDALLNQPSPNLLDGIDRLADLFHEG; encoded by the coding sequence ATGCGTCGCTCCCGTGGATCGACCGTGCCCCGCCGCATCGTCTCGCTCGCGCCGGCCGCCACGGCGACGCTCCGCGAACTCGGCGTCGCCGACCGCCTCGTCGGCGTCACGAGCCACTGCCCGCGGGAACTGGCCGGCGTCGACGCCGATCCGGCGGTCCTCGGCGGCTGGCTGAACCCCGACCTCGACCGTCTGGACGCCCTCGATCCGGACCTCGTCTGCACCGGCGACGCCCTGCAAGCCGACGTCCGGGACGCGATCCGGGACCGCGGGCTGGCGGTCCACCACGCCGACGCCACGACGCTCGACGGCGTCGTCGAGGGGTTCGCCGAACTCGGCCGGGCCGTCGGCCGCCCCGACGCGGGCGCGACACTCGCCGCCGACAGCCGCGAGCGACTGGCCCGCCTCCGCGACCGGGCGCCCGCGACGCGGCCGACCGTCTACTGCGAGGAGTGGGCGGAGCCGCCGATGGCCGCCGGCAACTGGGTGCCCGAGGCCGTCGCCGCCGCCGGCGGTCGCTACCCCTTCGTCGACCCGGGCGAGCGCTCCCGGCCCGTCGCCCGTGCGGAGGTGGAGGCGGCCGACCCCGACCACGCCGTTCTCCACCTCTGTGGCCGGGGGACGGACGTCGACCCCGCGACGATCACCGACCGCGACTGGGACGTCGACCCCGCGGTCCACGTCGTCGACGACGCGCTCTTGAACCAGCCGAGCCCGAACCTGCTCGACGGGATCGACCGCCTGGCCGACCTGTTTCACGAGGGGTGA
- the polX gene encoding DNA polymerase/3'-5' exonuclease PolX, protein MSLNAEVATRFEEMADLLEAEGVEYKPRSYRRAAENVREHPTPIEDLVAEGRDAVERIDGVGEALADKIVEYVETGDIEELAELREELPVDMAALTSVEGVGPKTVGTLHEALGITTLDELEAAAEAGELREVSGFGAKTEANILENVPFARQAQERELLGDARPVAETVLDRLRRAAPIERADVAGSLRRWRETIGDVDVLVASEDAPAAVDAFLDWAAVDDVIESGTTKASVRARGLRVDCRVVVPDEFGSALQYFTGSKDHNVHLRNLAIERDLKINEYGVFDVGDVADEGEEGQRTGRRIGGATEAEMYEALDLPPIPPELREDRGEIEAAREGRLPTLIEPGDVRGDLHVHTDWSDGTESIGTMIAAAAERGDDYVAITDHATGPGMVGGVGLDDDDLREQTAAVADAAADADVEVFHGVEANVDADGDLSVGDDVLAELDLVIASPHSGLGQDRETATDRLVAAVEHPETDVLGHPTGRLINDRPGLDPDLDRLAAAAADADTALEVNANPHRLDLNDAAVRTAVEAGAPIVVDTDAHGVDELDYRRYGVHTVRRGWAEADDVVNAAPVGTLSAFLD, encoded by the coding sequence GTGAGCCTGAACGCGGAGGTGGCGACCCGGTTCGAGGAGATGGCCGACCTGCTCGAAGCCGAGGGCGTCGAGTACAAACCCCGGAGCTACCGTCGCGCCGCCGAGAACGTCCGCGAGCACCCGACCCCGATCGAGGACCTCGTGGCGGAGGGCCGGGACGCCGTCGAGCGGATCGACGGCGTCGGCGAGGCGCTGGCCGATAAGATCGTCGAGTACGTCGAAACCGGCGACATCGAGGAACTGGCCGAACTCCGCGAGGAACTCCCCGTCGACATGGCGGCGTTGACGAGCGTCGAGGGCGTCGGCCCGAAGACGGTCGGCACGCTCCACGAGGCGCTCGGGATCACGACCCTCGACGAACTGGAGGCCGCGGCGGAGGCAGGCGAGCTCCGCGAGGTGTCGGGGTTCGGCGCCAAGACCGAGGCGAACATCCTCGAGAACGTCCCCTTCGCCCGCCAGGCCCAGGAGCGGGAACTCCTCGGCGACGCCCGCCCGGTCGCGGAGACGGTCCTCGACCGCCTCCGCCGAGCGGCACCGATCGAGCGCGCCGATGTCGCGGGGTCGCTCCGCCGGTGGCGCGAGACTATCGGCGACGTCGACGTGTTGGTGGCGAGCGAGGACGCCCCCGCGGCCGTCGACGCCTTCCTCGACTGGGCGGCCGTCGACGACGTGATCGAGTCGGGGACGACGAAAGCGAGCGTCCGGGCCCGGGGCCTCCGCGTGGACTGTCGGGTGGTCGTCCCCGACGAGTTCGGTTCGGCGCTCCAGTATTTCACCGGGAGCAAGGACCACAACGTCCACCTCCGGAACCTCGCCATCGAGCGCGACCTGAAGATAAACGAGTACGGCGTCTTCGACGTCGGGGACGTCGCCGACGAGGGGGAGGAGGGCCAGCGCACCGGCCGGCGGATCGGCGGCGCGACCGAGGCCGAGATGTACGAGGCGCTCGACCTCCCGCCCATCCCGCCGGAGCTCCGCGAGGATCGGGGAGAGATCGAGGCCGCCCGGGAGGGCCGCCTCCCGACCCTAATCGAACCCGGCGACGTCCGGGGTGACCTCCACGTCCACACCGACTGGTCCGACGGGACCGAGTCGATCGGGACGATGATCGCGGCCGCGGCCGAACGCGGCGACGACTACGTCGCCATCACGGACCACGCGACCGGCCCGGGGATGGTCGGGGGCGTCGGCCTCGACGACGACGACCTGCGCGAGCAGACCGCGGCCGTCGCGGACGCGGCCGCCGACGCCGACGTCGAGGTGTTCCACGGCGTCGAGGCCAACGTCGACGCCGACGGCGACCTCTCGGTCGGCGATGACGTCCTCGCCGAACTCGACTTGGTGATCGCCTCGCCCCACAGCGGGCTCGGCCAGGATCGGGAGACGGCGACGGATCGGCTCGTCGCCGCGGTCGAACACCCCGAGACGGACGTCCTCGGCCACCCGACCGGCCGCCTCATCAACGACCGACCGGGGCTCGATCCGGACCTCGACCGACTGGCCGCGGCGGCCGCCGACGCCGACACGGCCCTGGAGGTGAACGCCAACCCCCATCGCCTCGACCTGAACGACGCGGCGGTCAGGACCGCCGTCGAGGCCGGGGCACCGATCGTCGTCGACACCGACGCCCACGGGGTCGACGAACTGGACTATCGACGGTACGGCGTCCACACCGTTCGCCGGGGGTGGGCCGAGGCCGACGACGTGGTGAACGCCGCCCCGGTCGGGACGCTGTCGGCGTTCCTCGACTGA
- a CDS encoding DUF7139 domain-containing protein yields MTSLGEVYHGDDRSGPSLRQIYAGASLFLVGIVLVVAGIIVATTDVLLGGGTTLLDVREYGGILAGLGVPAVFLGISAVLPAERSTRAAAGIGASVAVLGVALFSHAYPCRWSGANCAPGMVDLTLPTAGVYFLGALTTFWCLFVGIANFKTRNDPGGTVTMEVTRQGETKVIEVDRSTSRGGVGLGGSASGPTATVGAEVSDGGADEDDIREVATVSSGSESTGTSSPQSPPSPSGPTDATDETWKSTAATDATTDAADRYCGNCEHFEYVRTERGIQPYCGYHDGVMADMDACEDWRSR; encoded by the coding sequence ATGACCAGTCTCGGGGAGGTCTACCACGGGGATGACCGGAGCGGTCCGAGTCTCCGGCAGATCTACGCGGGGGCGAGCCTCTTTCTCGTTGGCATCGTCCTCGTCGTGGCTGGAATCATCGTCGCTACGACCGACGTGTTACTGGGCGGCGGAACCACCCTCCTCGACGTGCGCGAGTACGGCGGCATCCTCGCCGGCCTCGGCGTGCCCGCCGTCTTCCTCGGCATCTCGGCGGTCCTCCCCGCGGAGCGCTCGACGCGTGCCGCCGCGGGCATCGGGGCCAGCGTCGCCGTCCTCGGCGTCGCGCTGTTCTCCCACGCCTACCCCTGCCGGTGGTCCGGCGCCAACTGCGCCCCCGGCATGGTCGACCTGACGCTCCCGACAGCCGGCGTCTACTTCCTCGGCGCGCTCACCACCTTCTGGTGTCTGTTCGTCGGCATCGCCAACTTCAAGACGCGCAACGACCCCGGCGGCACCGTCACCATGGAGGTGACCCGACAGGGAGAGACGAAGGTGATCGAGGTGGACCGCTCGACGTCGCGTGGCGGGGTCGGCCTCGGCGGGAGCGCCTCCGGCCCGACGGCCACCGTCGGCGCCGAGGTGAGCGACGGCGGCGCCGACGAGGACGACATCCGCGAAGTCGCCACCGTCTCCTCCGGTTCTGAGTCGACGGGGACGTCGAGTCCCCAGTCGCCGCCGTCGCCGTCCGGTCCGACCGACGCCACCGACGAGACTTGGAAGTCGACGGCCGCGACCGACGCGACCACCGACGCCGCCGACCGCTACTGTGGCAACTGCGAACACTTCGAGTACGTCCGCACCGAGCGCGGCATCCAGCCCTACTGTGGCTACCACGACGGTGTCATGGCCGATATGGACGCCTGCGAGGACTGGCGCAGTCGCTAG
- a CDS encoding DUF5788 family protein, translating into MKEFERKQLLERVNREAATVGAAIPETIEVQGEEVDLQEFVFEIKRRETVPTGERERVERAKRNLRRERLERLQRIEDGEVSYAEGERLAESIVGIDRALNALEALGPADLEREAEAQEAADRKRWMKFLRKALGNEDTSHNTRGRP; encoded by the coding sequence GTGAAAGAGTTCGAGCGCAAGCAACTCCTCGAACGCGTCAACCGCGAGGCCGCGACGGTGGGCGCGGCCATCCCCGAGACCATCGAGGTGCAGGGCGAGGAGGTGGACCTCCAGGAGTTCGTCTTCGAGATCAAGCGCCGCGAGACGGTGCCGACGGGCGAACGCGAGCGGGTCGAGCGAGCGAAGCGGAACCTCCGTCGCGAACGACTCGAACGACTCCAGCGCATCGAGGACGGCGAGGTGAGCTACGCCGAGGGCGAGCGGCTGGCCGAGAGCATCGTCGGCATCGACCGCGCACTCAACGCCCTCGAAGCGCTCGGCCCGGCGGACCTCGAACGCGAGGCCGAGGCCCAGGAGGCCGCGGACCGCAAGCGGTGGATGAAGTTCCTGCGGAAGGCGCTCGGGAACGAGGACACGAGCCACAACACCCGGGGGCGCCCGTGA